A genomic stretch from Deltaproteobacteria bacterium includes:
- a CDS encoding Uma2 family endonuclease, producing MQTLRKKIRFTYTDYLQMPSERRYELVDGDFHMVAAPLTYHQKVLRKLYELLAPTARNNEGELFFAPVDVVFSEEDVVQPDLIFISKARLGIITEKNVSGAPELVVEILSPSTRDWDRSIKKRLYEKFGVQEYWIVDPEGQSLEILSLTEEGFQTFRCFQKNARATSPYFKELSFSVEQLF from the coding sequence ATGCAAACCCTTCGAAAAAAAATCAGATTTACCTATACCGATTATCTGCAGATGCCTTCCGAAAGACGCTATGAACTCGTGGATGGAGATTTTCATATGGTTGCTGCACCACTTACTTATCATCAAAAAGTTCTAAGAAAATTATATGAGCTACTTGCACCAACAGCTCGAAATAATGAAGGCGAACTGTTTTTTGCCCCGGTAGATGTCGTCTTTTCTGAAGAAGACGTCGTCCAACCTGACCTAATTTTTATTTCCAAGGCTCGCTTGGGAATTATTACTGAAAAAAATGTAAGTGGCGCCCCTGAATTGGTTGTAGAAATTCTGTCCCCCTCTACCCGGGATTGGGACCGAAGCATTAAAAAACGCTTGTACGAAAAATTTGGGGTTCAGGAATACTGGATCGTCGATCCCGAAGGTCAAAGTTTGGAGATTCTCAGCTTAACCGAGGAAGGCTTTCAGACCTTCCGTTGTTTTCAAAAGAACGCAAGGGCCACTTCCCCCTATTTTAAAGAATTAAGTTTTTCAGTTGAGCAACTTTTCTGA
- a CDS encoding RNA polymerase factor sigma-32 — MTEIKNKKRTLGLQKNQTLVPSDPLQQYLQKVSRYPLLSEEEEKELVEKMHQFKDVEAAKKLVTSHLRLVVKIAMEYRSAYQNVLDLIQEGNVGLLKAVKNYDPEKGARVAYYASWWIRSYILKYILDNFRLIKIGTTQVQRKLFFNLMKEKEDLEKKGFASDSKVLAERLDVSEEDINDMSLRLANSELSIDVPVGENNGTLHVDLLKDSSKPVDETLSEHQVKDALLEKLGQFSKTLNTRELKIFQERLVADMPKTLQDIADEYGITRERVRQLEERIKEKLKGYFEGDAPKESEKLLN; from the coding sequence ATGACTGAAATTAAAAATAAAAAAAGAACCTTGGGTCTGCAGAAGAATCAGACCTTGGTTCCTTCAGATCCCCTGCAACAGTACCTTCAAAAGGTTTCACGTTATCCTTTGCTTTCTGAAGAAGAAGAAAAAGAACTGGTCGAAAAGATGCATCAGTTTAAGGACGTGGAGGCAGCGAAAAAACTGGTGACCTCGCATTTGCGCTTGGTGGTGAAAATTGCCATGGAATACCGTTCTGCCTATCAAAATGTCTTGGATCTCATTCAGGAAGGCAATGTGGGTTTGCTCAAGGCGGTCAAGAATTACGACCCCGAGAAAGGTGCGCGAGTGGCGTATTATGCCTCTTGGTGGATACGGTCTTACATCCTGAAATATATTTTGGATAATTTTCGCCTCATTAAAATTGGTACTACCCAGGTGCAGAGAAAGCTGTTCTTTAACTTGATGAAAGAAAAAGAAGATCTTGAAAAGAAAGGGTTCGCTTCCGATTCTAAGGTGTTGGCAGAGCGCCTGGATGTATCGGAAGAGGACATCAACGACATGAGCCTGCGTCTGGCCAATTCCGAGCTTTCCATTGATGTGCCTGTTGGGGAAAATAATGGAACTTTGCATGTCGATTTGCTGAAAGATAGTAGTAAACCGGTAGACGAAACCTTATCCGAGCATCAAGTTAAAGATGCGCTCCTCGAAAAACTAGGTCAGTTCTCAAAAACACTTAATACTCGCGAGCTTAAGATCTTTCAGGAACGCCTGGTGGCGGATATGCCTAAAACTTTGCAGGATATCGCGGATGAATATGGAATTACCCGTGAGCGGGTGAGGCAGTTGGAAGAGCGTATCAAGGAGAAGCTGAAGGGGTATTTTGAGGGGGATGCCCCCAAAGAATCAGAAAAGTTGCTCAACTGA
- the tsaE gene encoding tRNA (adenosine(37)-N6)-threonylcarbamoyltransferase complex ATPase subunit type 1 TsaE, translating to MKFLSHSLQKTFEIASTFTKQLKGGEVIALIGDLGAGKTHFVKGMAQALGINEEEVTSPTFSLMQIYAGAKTLVHLDLYRLENLAQLQELGFEDYLQTENIVVVEWADKFIQDLSFDFRVEIRKVDTTTREIEIH from the coding sequence ATGAAATTTCTCTCCCACTCCCTCCAAAAAACTTTTGAGATCGCCTCTACTTTTACCAAACAATTAAAAGGCGGCGAAGTGATTGCCTTGATCGGCGATTTGGGTGCAGGAAAAACCCATTTTGTGAAAGGAATGGCCCAGGCCTTGGGGATAAATGAAGAAGAAGTGACTTCTCCTACCTTTAGCTTGATGCAAATTTACGCCGGCGCAAAAACGCTTGTTCATTTGGATTTATATCGTTTAGAGAATTTGGCTCAGCTGCAGGAACTGGGTTTTGAGGACTATCTTCAAACGGAAAACATCGTGGTCGTTGAGTGGGCCGATAAATTTATACAAGACTTGAGTTTTGATTTTAGGGTGGAGATTAGGAAAGTGGATACAACTACCAGAGAAATAGAAATTCATTAG
- a CDS encoding PIN domain-containing protein encodes MICYVDSSVVLRVLFGEPYLLKEWGKIERALSSRLLRVECYRTLDRIKFQHKIKSENISAYHLGLHKILFPITLIPINEAILTFSEASLPTALASLDSIHLSTALFWRERVKADFLFATHDQELALAAQAQGFEVIGV; translated from the coding sequence ATGATCTGTTATGTAGATAGTTCAGTTGTATTGCGGGTTTTATTTGGGGAGCCTTATTTATTAAAAGAATGGGGAAAAATTGAACGAGCTTTGTCTAGCCGTTTGCTCCGTGTGGAGTGCTATCGAACCCTTGATCGAATAAAGTTCCAACATAAAATTAAGAGCGAGAATATCTCTGCTTATCATTTGGGCCTTCATAAAATTTTATTTCCTATTACTTTAATTCCAATTAATGAAGCAATCTTAACTTTTTCTGAGGCTTCTCTTCCAACAGCTCTTGCCTCTCTGGACAGTATCCATTTATCGACAGCCCTATTTTGGAGAGAACGGGTTAAAGCTGATTTTCTGTTTGCAACCCACGATCAAGAATTAGCTCTTGCTGCCCAGGCTCAGGGCTTTGAAGTGATTGGGGTTTAG
- a CDS encoding type II toxin-antitoxin system Phd/YefM family antitoxin, whose amino-acid sequence MYNKKMINVKIAEFRSHLSEYLKKIRLGEEIIILDRDHPIGRLVSFENKKENVEALPKLKSFAKVAKMKFPRLNPEIDIVAELIKERRRR is encoded by the coding sequence ATGTACAACAAAAAAATGATCAACGTCAAAATAGCCGAATTCAGAAGTCACCTGAGCGAATATCTCAAGAAAATTAGACTAGGAGAAGAGATTATTATTTTAGACCGTGATCATCCCATTGGGAGGCTTGTTTCATTTGAGAATAAGAAAGAAAACGTAGAAGCCCTTCCAAAACTCAAATCTTTTGCTAAAGTTGCAAAGATGAAATTTCCCCGATTAAATCCCGAAATTGATATTGTGGCAGAATTGATTAAAGAGAGAAGACGAAGATGA
- a CDS encoding NAD(P)H-hydrate dehydratase — translation MILVTREEMQWMDKQAIQKEGIPSLALMENAGRAIADYIIRMQQAAALQISILCGPGNNGGDGLVVARILHESKISIKVFLAAPEESYRGDALINLRRLPLPFIPLHTQRLLKIYYDEIASSPFILDALFGTGLSRPLTDYFAYLVAELNAMKVPILSVDIPSGLCATSGEKMGEAIYASETLSLHRPKLGLVKGPDCFLAGHIHVFPIGIPDAYDSKIKRKEFLITPEAFRSFLKARPRQSHKYKFGQALTIAGSRNKIGAALMTARAVLRSGAGLSTLALPEEAYQKIDPKFSEIMFEPFNLSSPESLSLLQRGKFKAVAIGPGMGVSGETKNFIFSLLPQVQTPLVLDADALNLIATDLSILKKIKAPVLLTPHTGEMQRLLEGLPPPNPLLIKEREYEEVLNFAKKFQVWVLLKGYRSVLATPSGELWFNSNGNPGMATAGAGDVLTGLLGGLLAQGLSMKVAAKAGIWIHGRAGDLVAEEKGEKGILAWDIAEKIPCVLKELLTSRQFI, via the coding sequence ATGATCCTCGTCACCCGCGAAGAAATGCAATGGATGGATAAACAAGCCATCCAAAAAGAGGGAATTCCTTCCCTGGCCCTGATGGAAAATGCGGGGCGCGCGATTGCGGATTATATAATCAGGATGCAACAAGCGGCGGCCCTGCAAATTTCTATCCTCTGCGGCCCGGGAAACAACGGTGGAGATGGCTTGGTCGTTGCCCGAATTTTACACGAGTCAAAAATTTCAATAAAAGTTTTTCTGGCAGCGCCTGAAGAATCTTACCGCGGGGACGCCTTAATCAATTTGAGGCGTTTACCTCTTCCCTTCATTCCCTTGCATACACAACGTTTACTCAAGATTTATTACGACGAAATTGCCTCCTCTCCCTTCATCCTCGATGCCCTGTTTGGCACAGGGCTTTCTCGTCCGCTCACCGATTATTTTGCCTATTTGGTTGCAGAGTTGAATGCGATGAAGGTCCCCATTCTTTCGGTGGATATTCCCTCCGGACTTTGTGCGACGAGTGGAGAAAAAATGGGGGAAGCTATTTATGCGTCTGAGACTTTAAGTCTGCATCGTCCCAAATTGGGCCTGGTGAAAGGACCGGATTGTTTTCTGGCAGGGCACATTCATGTTTTTCCGATTGGGATCCCCGACGCTTATGATTCAAAAATCAAACGAAAAGAATTTCTGATTACGCCCGAAGCCTTCCGATCTTTTTTGAAAGCCCGTCCACGCCAAAGCCACAAATATAAATTTGGACAAGCTCTCACTATTGCGGGTTCCCGCAACAAAATAGGAGCCGCCTTGATGACGGCTCGGGCAGTTTTACGTTCAGGGGCGGGCTTGTCTACGCTAGCCTTGCCGGAAGAGGCGTATCAAAAGATTGACCCCAAATTTTCAGAAATCATGTTTGAACCCTTTAACCTTTCTTCTCCGGAATCGCTTTCTCTTTTACAAAGGGGGAAGTTTAAGGCTGTAGCCATTGGGCCAGGGATGGGAGTTTCTGGGGAGACTAAAAATTTTATTTTTTCTCTTCTTCCACAAGTTCAAACCCCTCTGGTGTTGGATGCCGATGCCTTGAATTTGATTGCGACCGATCTCTCTATCCTCAAAAAAATAAAAGCCCCAGTCCTTTTGACTCCGCATACGGGGGAGATGCAGCGGCTGTTAGAGGGACTACCTCCCCCTAACCCTCTCCTTATAAAGGAGAGGGAATATGAAGAAGTTTTAAACTTTGCCAAAAAATTTCAAGTGTGGGTTTTACTCAAAGGCTATCGTTCTGTACTCGCCACACCCAGTGGAGAACTCTGGTTCAACTCCAATGGAAATCCAGGAATGGCCACCGCAGGTGCAGGAGATGTGCTCACAGGTTTGCTTGGCGGCTTGCTGGCTCAAGGGCTTTCTATGAAAGTGGCCGCGAAGGCGGGGATTTGGATTCATGGACGAGCGGGAGATTTAGTAGCCGAAGAAAAAGGGGAGAAGGGGATCTTGGCCTGGGATATTGCGGAGAAGATTCCTTGTGTGTTGAAGGAGTTACTAACAAGTCGGCAGTTTATCTGA
- a CDS encoding pyridoxine 5'-phosphate synthase, protein MPRLGVNIDHVATLRQQRHTVYPSPFAAALIAQEAGADQITVHLREDRRHIQDADVFELRKKIKIKLNLEMAATDEMVAIALQVRPDLVTLVPEKRLELTTEGGLNLKQNFDFLKKQIHLLQQAGLPVSLFINPDVEDLQLSIDLGVGAVELHTGQYADAETEAAQKKEFERLKQASQFGEKIGLKIYAGHGLHYENTSKLLSIPEIIEYNIGHSIVARAVMVGFAQAVREMKTLLK, encoded by the coding sequence ATGCCACGTCTTGGAGTCAATATTGATCACGTTGCGACGCTTCGTCAGCAGCGTCACACCGTTTATCCTTCTCCCTTTGCGGCGGCCTTAATTGCGCAGGAAGCGGGAGCCGATCAAATTACCGTGCATCTGCGCGAAGATCGGCGGCATATTCAAGATGCCGATGTCTTTGAATTGAGAAAAAAAATAAAGATCAAACTCAATCTGGAAATGGCGGCCACGGATGAAATGGTGGCGATTGCCCTGCAAGTGAGACCCGATCTGGTCACTTTGGTCCCCGAAAAACGCCTGGAGCTCACCACAGAGGGGGGATTAAATCTCAAACAAAATTTTGACTTTTTAAAAAAGCAAATTCATCTGCTTCAGCAGGCTGGGCTTCCTGTGAGTTTGTTTATTAATCCTGATGTAGAAGACTTGCAGCTTTCGATCGATTTGGGAGTGGGCGCTGTCGAACTGCACACAGGCCAATATGCCGACGCAGAAACAGAAGCCGCACAAAAAAAAGAATTTGAGCGTTTGAAGCAGGCTTCCCAGTTTGGGGAAAAAATCGGCCTCAAAATTTATGCAGGCCATGGGCTACATTATGAGAATACGTCCAAGCTCTTGTCGATTCCAGAAATTATTGAATACAATATAGGGCATTCTATCGTTGCGCGTGCCGTGATGGTGGGTTTTGCGCAGGCGGTGAGGGAGATGAAAACGTTGTTAAAATAG